A single window of Vigna radiata var. radiata cultivar VC1973A chromosome 4, Vradiata_ver6, whole genome shotgun sequence DNA harbors:
- the LOC106758386 gene encoding uncharacterized protein LOC106758386 isoform X1, with protein sequence MEKMKAAVAPPSPSPSKKRQQPMKKRSISSNAQSTYVKIRGLLKDVRPYIIEALKTPDFKKCEASREVEQKLKMINNLYENLQAEGLTMKGKQLKLRPSGIKLTPPSVPSGIKLTPPSVSGSQKLFRDGLPETYIVGGSIFGWNFITFMGKQPVYYGKTKEEHRAGRKVSK encoded by the exons ATGGAAAAAATGAAAGCAGCGGTGGCTCCTCCTTCTCCCTCGCCGTCGAAGAAGAGGCAACAGCCGATGAAGAAGAGGTCAATCAGCTCCAATGCTCAGTCCACTTACGTAAAAATTCGTGGTCTTCTTAAAGACGTTCGTCCTTACATTATAGAG gctctCAAAACTCCTGACTTCAAAAAGTGCGAGGCATCCCGGGAAGTTGAACAAA AGTTGaagatgataaataatttatatgaaaactTGCAAGCGGAAGGTCTTACAATGAAAGGGAAGCAGCTAAAGCTACGACCATCTGGAATTAAGCTTACTCCACCATCAGTTCCATCTGGAATTAAGCTTACTCCACCATCAGTTTCTGGCTCTCAGAAGCTGTTTAGAGATGGTCTTCCAGAGACATACATTGTTGGAGGATCTATATTTGGCTGGAATTTTATCACCTTTATGGGAAAACAACCTGTCTATTATGGTAAGACAAAGGAAGAACATCGTGCTGGAAGAAAAGTTTCTAAGTAA
- the LOC106758386 gene encoding uncharacterized protein LOC106758386 isoform X2: MEKMKAAVAPPSPSPSKKRQQPMKKRSISSNAQSTYVKIRGLLKDVRPYIIEALKTPDFKKCEASREVEQKLKMINNLYENLQAEGLTMKGKQLKLRPSGIKLTPPSVSGSQKLFRDGLPETYIVGGSIFGWNFITFMGKQPVYYGKTKEEHRAGRKVSK; the protein is encoded by the exons ATGGAAAAAATGAAAGCAGCGGTGGCTCCTCCTTCTCCCTCGCCGTCGAAGAAGAGGCAACAGCCGATGAAGAAGAGGTCAATCAGCTCCAATGCTCAGTCCACTTACGTAAAAATTCGTGGTCTTCTTAAAGACGTTCGTCCTTACATTATAGAG gctctCAAAACTCCTGACTTCAAAAAGTGCGAGGCATCCCGGGAAGTTGAACAAA AGTTGaagatgataaataatttatatgaaaactTGCAAGCGGAAGGTCTTACAATGAAAGGGAAGCAGCTAAAGCTACGACCATCTGGAATTAAGCTTACTCCACCATCAG TTTCTGGCTCTCAGAAGCTGTTTAGAGATGGTCTTCCAGAGACATACATTGTTGGAGGATCTATATTTGGCTGGAATTTTATCACCTTTATGGGAAAACAACCTGTCTATTATGGTAAGACAAAGGAAGAACATCGTGCTGGAAGAAAAGTTTCTAAGTAA